A part of Gambusia affinis linkage group LG21, SWU_Gaff_1.0, whole genome shotgun sequence genomic DNA contains:
- the LOC122824215 gene encoding serine/threonine-protein kinase pim-1-like has translation MVKEHKRKGKTLALSRQRDNNSWMTPSIIESVQECEPKKRKRVQDKTPRKRIRVSVTTGASTTCQDHIKKKMTEKVQGCSTPTKKKKGTKETSSSMDISSGSSNISPVLNITGNIKKRNLKRTADDFEEPPVKKKTKKEQVISQRAKFQKEYTELHLLGEGGFGSVFAGYRQEDKLPVAIKHIPKENVFLKHKDENGRKIALEVAIMLKLKNLCTSSSGQLAMVSLLDWYELEEELLLVMERPMPSEDLFVYLDEHEGCLNEEEAKIILKQLVEATIQLQNANIFHRDIKVENVLIKSSSEGPQAYLIDFGLSCFDRGRKFALLRGTRDHVPPEFYRLKKYTAGPTTVWQLGVLLFEILHNKMFKTISFLTNKLKINKKLSKNCQDLMTKCLKEQPKERPTLEELLSHPWFS, from the exons atggtcaaagaacataaaaggaaaggaaaaacactGGCCCTCAGCAGACAACGAG ACAACAACAGCTGGATGACTCCATCAATTATCGAGTCTGTTCAGGAGTGCGaaccaaagaaaaggaaaagagttCAAGATAAGACCCCCAGAAAAAGGATCAGGGTCTCAGTGACGACGGGAGCCTCCACAACCTGCCAGGACCACatcaagaagaaaatgacagaaaaagtcCAGGGATGTTCAACACcaaccaagaagaagaagggaacCAAAGAGACTTCCTCCTCAATGGACATCAGCTCAG GATCCAGCAACATCAGTCCAGTACTTAACATtacaggaaatataaaaaagagGAATCTGAAAAGGACCGCGGATGACTTTGAGGAACCACcagtgaagaagaagacaaaaaaagaacaagtgaTTTCCCAAAGAG CCAAATTCCAGAAAGAATATACTGAGCTGCATTTACTGGGAGAAGGAGGCTTTGGATCTGTGTTTGCCGGATATCGACAGGAGGATAAATTGCCT GTGGCTATCAAACACATcccaaaagaaaatgtgtttctcaaACATAAG GATGAGAACGGCAGGAAGATCGCGTTGGAGGTGGCCATCATGTTGAAGCTGAAGAATCTATGTACCAGTTCATCAGGGCAGTTGGCCATGGTGTCCCTCCTGGACTGGTATGAGCTGGAGGAAGAGTTGCTTTTAGTGATGGAGAGGCCCATGCCTTCAGAAGACCTTTTTGTCTATCTTGATGAGCATGAAGGTTGTTTAAATGAGGAGGAGGCCAAG atCATCTTAAAACAGCTGGTGGAAGCAACGATTCAGCTTCAGAATGCAAACATCTTCCATAGAGATATTAAAGTGGAAAATGTCCTGATTAAGAGCAGCTCAGAAGGCCCACAAGCCTATCTCATAGACTTCGGTCTAAGCTGCTTTGACCGCGGAAGGAAATTTGCACTTCTCCGTG GTACCCGTGATCACGTCCCACCAGAGTTTTACAGACTCAAGAAATATACTGCTGGACCCACAACGGTGTGGCAGCTGGGAGTGCTCCTGTTTGAAATTCTCCACAACAAGATGTTCAAAACCATCAGTTTCCTCACAAACAAGCTGAAGATCAACAAGAAGCTTTCCAAGA ACTGCCAGGATCTTATGACCAAGTGCCTGAAGGAACAGCCAAAGGAGCGCCCCACGCTGGAAGAACTGCTCAGTCACCCTTGGTTTTCATAA